The genomic segment tggcaTGGTGCTTTGCAATTTGCTTCTTCACAATTAACAatctatttcatatatttttctatatcacCATTTACAGATATACGTCATGCTTTCAAACAACAGCATAATACCCCATAGATGTAGCACTTTTTTAATCAGTTCACTTAAGTGGTATATAGAATATTTGCTattaaaagcaattctaaaactGGCTAAAGATGTATCACAGACGTAAAGTAAAACTTAACactacaaaattttctttttgtcattgttgttgttactatatttgtagtaaagacggggtttcaccatgttggccaggctggccttgaacccctgaccttaagtgatctgcctgcctcagcctctcaaagtgctgggattataggggtgagccaccaggcctggccaaaactataaaatttctaaaaaatacatGTGACTGTGGGTTAGGCAAAAATTTCTTAGATACAACATCAAAGGcatgattcataaaagaaaatattgataaattggaaggcatcaaaatgtaaaacttgtaCTCTTCAAAAGATGTTAGgacaaggaaaacaaaacccaaagactaggagcaaatatttgcaaaacacgtatctgacaaaggacgcatatcatgaaaatataaacaagtatCAAGACTCACCAGAAAACAAAGGATTTGGACACACACATCACCCAAGATGATGTATGGATGTCAAaagagcacatgaaaagatgttcattattactcctcaaaaaaatgaaataaaaatcacaacgagataccactacacacctatttaaatgacaaaaattaatgttttagaaaactgacaataccaagtgctgacAAAGTTGGAGGCAACTGTAACACTCACACTGCCAGTGACAATGCAAAATCATCACTTTTCAAAActgcttggcagtttcttacagttaaacatatacttaccatATTACTCCACAATCTCATTCACATTTACccaggaaatgaaaacatattcacacacacgcacacaaaaaaaaaactatacatgaatatttataccAGTTTCATTAATAATATCCAACAACTGGAAAGAACCCATCTGAAAGTGCCTCAAGTAGGAAATGGATAAATATACGTAGGAAATGGATAAATATAGGActgtacatccatacaatggacgattgtgtccagaattggttcaatccggtgggttcttggtctcgctgacttcaagaatgaagccacgcaccctggcagtgagtgttacagttcttaaagatgtgtatccggagtttgttccttcagctGTTCAGATGCGTCCTGAGTTTCttcctcccggtgggttcgtggtctcactggcttcaggagtgaagctgcagaccttcgtggtgagtgttacagctcataaaagtagtgcagacccaaagagtgagcagccaCAAAATTTActgcaaagagtgaaagaacaaaccttccacacAGTGAAAGAGGACCCCAGTACGTTGCCGCTGCTGGCTccggtggccagcttttattcccttatttggccccacccatatcctgctgattagtccattttacagagagctgattaggtcattttacagagagctgattggtccgtttttacagagtgctgattgatgcgtttacaaacctttagctagacatagagtgctgattggtgcatttttacagagcgctgattggtgcatttacaatcctttagctagacacagagcactgattggtgtgtttacaatcctttagctagacagaaaagttctccaagtccccacccaacccagccggcttcacctctcactattACTCGGCAACATAAAGGAACAAACAACAGATACACAGAACATGAATGAATAGCAACTGCATGATGCTAAGCTGAAAGAAACCTGATTCAAAAGGCCACAGGGTGTTTGCTTCCATcgatatgacattctggaatgggcaaaattacaggaacagaaaactaagtgGTTGCCAGCGATAGGGTTAGGGGAGGGGTTAACTACAAAGAGCACTAGGGAATTTGGGGTTCATGACGAAACTTCCATATTCTGATTGTGGTGGCTGGTAATTACATAactgtatgcatttgtcaaaactcatagaactttAGATTAAATGGGTGAGGTTTACCATAAGTTATACCTCAATTTTAAGTTAATATCTTTGTGCCAATATTTCTTTAGCTATGGTCATACATccataaaataaatcagaattgCTGAGTCAAGGAACACTTATGTTTCAAATTTTGGTAGTTCGCCAAATTGTACTCCAAAAAGGCTGCACCAAATTACACTACTTCCCCAACAGTGGACTGGGGCCCATCTGGTTATGTCAAAGCTGTTTCATCTTCTCCAGTCTGATAGGTGTAAAAGGTATCTGTGAATTTGGTTTACATTTCTTCACGAAAAAAGCTGAGTCTCTAATCAATTGTTTGCTGtttgcatctttttatttttcctgtgaaaTGCCTATTTGCATCCTTTGCCGTTTACGGTCTAGTTTAAATGGCTGGTGATCAGTTATAGGTCTTGGTGGGAAGATCTGGAAATCGGGAAAGTGGAAGCCTTGGTTACAGGTCCTAATGTTAGGAGAAACAGCCTCCGCGGAGGCAGAAGCCCTTGGGGCCCCGCCCCCAATAAGCACGCCCCTGCCCTCTCATTGGCCCTGTCCGCTTTCACTGACAGTCCATCTACGAGCCGAGCGGCCCGATGCAACTCCACCCCGCCCACTCCTCGGCGCACCGCACCGCGACCGAGCTCCGCCCTCATCTGCGCGGCCCCTCACCTTCCCGCCGGGCCTCCTCGAGGAACTGGCCGCCGGCAGTCAGAGCGTAGACGGCCGCAGAAGCGCGCCGCCGACACTCGCCGAGCCAGCCAGTTCCCCACAGAGAAGAGGGATCTCTcccgccacctcagcctctctggtGGTGGAAGAAGCCGCCAGTTCAAAGCCCTCCTGCCTGTAGCACAGCTGTTTCTCTGGCAACCAGATGCGCGACGCTTCCGGTCTCGCGATAGGGGAAAGGGCTGTACCATCCGGAAATGGGACGGGGGCCGGCTGCTGCTGGAGGCCCGCGAGCTGGACTGCCCGGCTGTGTCCCTCCGTCTTCGCGGCCGACCGTGGGGGTGGGAAGCGATTTGTTCGTCTTTAGGTTGGATTCCGAACGGGGACGTCTGGATGCTTGTGTATCTCTGTCCCTCAGGTTGCTGTGATGCCTTACAGGTCAGCTATTCTCTCCGAGCAGTTTCCCCCTccgtaaaatgggaacaataataatTCTCTTCTCACAAGACTTGTGCAGCTCAAATAGACCATGTATGTGAAGCTCTAGTAAATTTGGGGTgctatggaaatttttaaaatattcgtTTTGCACAGATTTGGCTACACTCCAAAAAGTTATAATTGCTTGTTGCACCTTCTTTCATTTCGCAGTTCCTCTAATTCTCAGTGCACGAAAATTATTTCCCTAAGTCCACACACGGATTTTCCTCACCTCCAGTGCCATCAGATTTCTCCTGCTTCCCAGCACGTTACTGTTTACAGAGCATTTTCACATTCATGGCTCCTTTGTCCTCATTGTTTTAACTAGATAAGATGTGGTTTTTTTCAGCGAAGCAAATAGTCACAGGTTGAGTTGCCAAAAGAACACAGCTGCGGTCTCGGCCAGTGCTGGATATTAAAAACCTGGCTGTAAATGTCATCCCTATGCTCCTGAATCCTGCATCTTATCACCAGCCCAGACTTCCCTGAACTCCAGACTCCTTTACCTAACTGCCTATTTGACCTATCCACTTAGATGTGTAAACATCTCAAACTTAACAACTTCTCCAGAGTCCCCCACCCACTCTATCCGTCTCAGCAAATGGTAATTTCATCCTGTCATGCCTAAACCAAAAACCTTGGAGTTGTCCTCAATTCCTCTTCCTCTCACACTTCACAATCCATTCGTCCTATCAGCCCAGCATTCAgaatatatccagaatccaaaCACTCGTCACAAGTTCAGTGCTTCCATTCAGGTCCATAGAGACATCATCTCTAAATGATAAGGCTTTCTGTTGGCTCTCTGACCTCCACTCCTACCTACTGCTTCCCCCGGTAAACCTGGTTCCAGCCTCACTGTCCTCATTGTTAGTGTTTCTGTGCAGGGATTTCTTCCCAGCATTTCTCCGGGAATTTATGTGGCTTTccaaatctcaaaagaaaaaaaggtgcaaaatgaagaaaataggagAAAGTATCCTAATTCTCCTGTGAGAATTCAAACTTAGCAGCCAACCTAGGGATGTTACTGAAGAAATTCACCAATGTCAAGTTGAAAACCAGCCCAGGAAATGCCGAGTTCGAGGCTGAGGTCGTCATTTTCAGGAACCAGGACAAGAGCACTTGGGAGAGACATGGCTACAGTCTCATCAGTCAGTCTTGCTTGTAGTTGGTGCTATGTAAGTATATGTTCCTGGCCCTGTGTGCTGCTGGCAGTGAGTCATTcttgcaaataaaatataaataggttGATACTCATTGTATACTTTATACAAATTCTATGAGCAGTGTTCAAAAAAGTAACAAGTTTTGGATTCAAAGTAAATCCTTAAATTGGCAGTTTCCAATCCATGAGTCTGGGTAGTACAGTTAACCCTGCTAGGAGATCTATTATttgaatactactcagtaatGTTCTCTGTGTTCTCCAGTATTTGAATATTTGCTATAAACTCCAGTTCTTGTAAACACTTCTAGATTTAatagttctcattttttaaacaaaggctTCAGATACTCATAATAATGAGTAAAGAATATGAAGAAGGTAGGGAATATTTTGAGAATCAGATTTTGAGAACAGCTGGTAATTCTGATTGCCTGTTTCTGCATCCCACAGAGCAGTATCTGTCAGGAATTTGGTAACACTTGTTCCTCCAATCCAAataaccacacacatacacctacacACACGCCAGCCTGAAATACAGTTTCCCAGCTATCCACGTGGTTTGCTCCTCTCTTTGCACAGG from the Chlorocebus sabaeus isolate Y175 chromosome 26, mChlSab1.0.hap1, whole genome shotgun sequence genome contains:
- the LOC119628116 gene encoding uncharacterized protein; amino-acid sequence: METYGCYNLFKWLVISYRSWWEDLEIGKVEALVTGPNVRRNSLRGGRSPWGPAPNKHAPALSLALSAFTDSPSTSRAARCNSTPPTPRRTAPRPSSALICAAPHLPAGPPRGTGRRQSERRRPQKRAADTRRASQFPTEKRDLSRHLSLSGGGRSRQFKALLPVAQLFLWQPDARRFRSRDRGKGCTIRKWDGGRLLLEARELDCPAVSLRLRGRPWGWEAICSSLGWIPNGDVWMLVYLCPSGCCDALQVSYSLRAVSPSVKWEQ